One Peromyscus leucopus breed LL Stock chromosome 4, UCI_PerLeu_2.1, whole genome shotgun sequence genomic region harbors:
- the Set gene encoding protein SET isoform X1, whose amino-acid sequence MSAPTAKASKKELNSNHDGADETSEKEQQEAIEHIDEVQNEIDRLNEQASEEILKVEQKYNKLRQPFFQKRSELIAKIPNFWVTTFVNHPQVSALLGEEDEEALHYLTRVEVTEFEDIKSGYRIDFYFDENPYFENKVLSKEFHLNESGDPSSKSTEIKWKSGKDLTKRSSQTQNKASRKRQHEEPESFFTWFTDHSDAGADELGEVIKDDIWPNPLQYYLVPDMDDEEGEAEDDDDDDEEEEGLEDIDEEGDEDEGEEDEDDDEGEEGEEDEGEDD is encoded by the exons ATGTCGGCGCCGACGGCCAAAGCCAGTAAAAAGGAGCTCAACTCCAACCACGACGGGGCCGACGAGACCTCAG aaaaagaacagCAAGAAGCAATTGAACACATTGACGAAGTACAAAATGAAATAGACAG ACTTAATGAACAAGCCAGTGAGGAAATTTTGAAAGTagaacaaaaatataacaaactCCGCCAACCATTTTTTCAGAAGAGGTCAGAATTGATCGCCAAAATCCCAAATTTTTGGGTAACAACATTTGTCAACCATCCACAAG TGTCTGCACTGCTtggggaggaagatgaagaggctCTGCATTACTTGACCAGAGTTGAAGTGACAGAATTTGAAGACATTAAATCAGGTTACAGAATAGATTTT TATTTTGATGAAAATCcttactttgaaaataaagttcTCTCCAAAGAATTTCATCTGAATGAGAGTGGCGACCCATCTTCAAAGTCCACTGAAATCAAATGGAAGTCTGGAAAG GATTTGACAAAACGCTCAAGTCAAACGCAGAATAAGGCCAGCAGGAAGAGGCAGCATGAAGAGCCGGAGAGCTTCTTCACCTGGTTCACTGACCACTCTGACGCAGGTGCAGATGAGTTAGGAGAGGTCATCAAAGACGACATTTGGCCAAACCCCCTACAGTACTATTTG GTTCCTGATATGGACGATgaagaaggagaggcagaagatgatgatgatgatgatgaagaagaggaaggcttGGAAGATATTGATGAGGAAGGGGATGAAGATGAAGgtgaagaagatgaagatgatgatgaaggggaggaaggagag GAGGATGAAGGCGAGGATGACTAG
- the Set gene encoding protein SET isoform X2, translating into MAPKRQSALLPQSKKPRSAPAPKLEDKSASPGLPKGEKEQQEAIEHIDEVQNEIDRLNEQASEEILKVEQKYNKLRQPFFQKRSELIAKIPNFWVTTFVNHPQVSALLGEEDEEALHYLTRVEVTEFEDIKSGYRIDFYFDENPYFENKVLSKEFHLNESGDPSSKSTEIKWKSGKDLTKRSSQTQNKASRKRQHEEPESFFTWFTDHSDAGADELGEVIKDDIWPNPLQYYLVPDMDDEEGEAEDDDDDDEEEEGLEDIDEEGDEDEGEEDEDDDEGEEGEEDEGEDD; encoded by the exons ATGGCCCCGAAACGGCAATCTGCGCTCCTGCCTCAGTCCAAGAAACCCAGATCGGCTCCTGCCCCGAAGCTGGAGGACAAGTCGGCCTCTCCCGGGCTGCCGAAGGGAG aaaaagaacagCAAGAAGCAATTGAACACATTGACGAAGTACAAAATGAAATAGACAG ACTTAATGAACAAGCCAGTGAGGAAATTTTGAAAGTagaacaaaaatataacaaactCCGCCAACCATTTTTTCAGAAGAGGTCAGAATTGATCGCCAAAATCCCAAATTTTTGGGTAACAACATTTGTCAACCATCCACAAG TGTCTGCACTGCTtggggaggaagatgaagaggctCTGCATTACTTGACCAGAGTTGAAGTGACAGAATTTGAAGACATTAAATCAGGTTACAGAATAGATTTT TATTTTGATGAAAATCcttactttgaaaataaagttcTCTCCAAAGAATTTCATCTGAATGAGAGTGGCGACCCATCTTCAAAGTCCACTGAAATCAAATGGAAGTCTGGAAAG GATTTGACAAAACGCTCAAGTCAAACGCAGAATAAGGCCAGCAGGAAGAGGCAGCATGAAGAGCCGGAGAGCTTCTTCACCTGGTTCACTGACCACTCTGACGCAGGTGCAGATGAGTTAGGAGAGGTCATCAAAGACGACATTTGGCCAAACCCCCTACAGTACTATTTG GTTCCTGATATGGACGATgaagaaggagaggcagaagatgatgatgatgatgatgaagaagaggaaggcttGGAAGATATTGATGAGGAAGGGGATGAAGATGAAGgtgaagaagatgaagatgatgatgaaggggaggaaggagag GAGGATGAAGGCGAGGATGACTAG